A DNA window from Sphingopyxis macrogoltabida contains the following coding sequences:
- a CDS encoding energy transducer TonB: protein MTLIPMISALAATPRTAPAPAGPLMLSPRDSYGAGNRHRPVAALLAVGLPAALVVAVALSPMIIKEPPRTADKPWTTIFLPKPDKPEPPKPRAEPQTQPRTSQPTETVDPLVDTTPIRDVFVDKGPVVIDPRPLPPGPPVSVDPPAPPKLVLAQLDSRYAGSFQPEYPAREQRGGIEGVVTVRVLIGTDGRVKAVEQVSGGNPAFFEATKRRALAKWRFKAATRGGVAEESWKEMTVRFQIRNG, encoded by the coding sequence ATGACCCTGATACCCATGATTTCGGCGCTCGCCGCGACGCCCCGCACGGCGCCGGCACCCGCCGGTCCATTGATGCTTTCGCCGCGCGACAGCTATGGCGCCGGTAACCGACACCGTCCTGTCGCCGCGCTGCTGGCCGTCGGCCTGCCCGCCGCGCTGGTCGTCGCAGTCGCGCTGTCGCCGATGATCATCAAGGAACCGCCGCGCACGGCGGACAAGCCCTGGACGACCATTTTCCTGCCGAAGCCCGACAAGCCCGAGCCGCCGAAGCCCAGAGCCGAGCCGCAGACGCAGCCGAGGACTTCGCAGCCGACCGAAACGGTCGACCCCCTCGTCGATACGACGCCGATCCGCGATGTCTTCGTCGATAAGGGACCGGTCGTGATCGATCCGCGGCCCTTGCCGCCGGGCCCTCCCGTTTCGGTCGATCCCCCGGCCCCGCCGAAGCTGGTGCTCGCACAGCTCGATTCGCGCTATGCCGGATCGTTCCAGCCCGAATATCCGGCGCGCGAGCAGCGTGGCGGGATCGAGGGCGTGGTGACGGTGCGGGTGCTGATCGGCACCGACGGGCGGGTGAAGGCGGTCGAACAAGTGAGCGGCGGCAATCCCGCCTTCTTCGAAGCGACGAAGCGGCGCGCGCTGGCGAAATGGCGGTTCAAAGCCGCGACGCGCGGCGGGGTCGCCGAGGAAAGCTGGAAGGAAATGACCGTGCGCTTCCAGATCAGGAACGGCTGA
- the pheS gene encoding phenylalanine--tRNA ligase subunit alpha gives MSELQAMQARLVADIAAAADLDAIEALRVGALGKAGSITALLKTLGGMSPEERQAQGPAIHGLREAVTAALTTRKAALEGAALETKLAAERLDMTLPADAKPLGSVHPVSQVMDELAEIFADMGFAVATGPEIEDDWRNFTALNIPETHPARAMHDTFYFPAQMNDAEGRAMLLRTHTSPVQIRTMMAQEPPIRIIAPGRVYRSDSDATHTPMFHQVEGLVIDRGIHMGHLKWTLETFLKAYFERDDIVLRLRPSYFPFTEPSAEVDVGYKQEKGRRIVGGNGDDEGHAWMELLGSGMVNRRVIANCGLDPDEWQGFAFGAGIDRLAMLKYGMDDLRAFFDGDLRWLSHYGFGALSVPTLSGGISA, from the coding sequence ATGAGCGAACTTCAGGCGATGCAGGCGCGGCTCGTGGCCGACATAGCGGCCGCCGCCGACCTCGACGCGATCGAGGCGCTGCGCGTCGGCGCGCTCGGAAAAGCCGGCAGCATCACCGCGCTCTTGAAGACGCTCGGCGGCATGAGCCCCGAGGAACGTCAGGCGCAGGGTCCCGCAATCCACGGCCTGCGCGAGGCGGTGACCGCCGCGCTGACGACGCGCAAGGCGGCGCTCGAGGGCGCGGCGCTCGAAACGAAGCTCGCCGCCGAGCGGCTCGACATGACGCTGCCCGCCGACGCGAAGCCGCTCGGCAGCGTCCATCCGGTGAGCCAGGTGATGGACGAGCTCGCCGAAATCTTCGCCGACATGGGCTTCGCGGTCGCGACCGGCCCCGAAATCGAGGACGACTGGCGCAACTTCACCGCGCTCAACATCCCCGAAACGCATCCGGCGCGCGCGATGCACGACACTTTCTATTTCCCGGCGCAGATGAACGATGCCGAGGGCCGCGCGATGCTGCTGCGCACCCACACCTCGCCGGTGCAGATCCGCACGATGATGGCGCAGGAGCCGCCGATCCGCATCATCGCGCCGGGCCGCGTCTATCGCAGCGACAGCGACGCGACGCACACGCCGATGTTCCATCAGGTCGAAGGGCTGGTGATCGATCGCGGCATCCATATGGGCCACCTCAAATGGACGCTCGAAACCTTCCTCAAGGCATATTTCGAGCGCGACGACATCGTGCTGCGCCTGCGCCCCTCCTACTTCCCCTTCACCGAACCCTCGGCGGAGGTCGACGTCGGCTATAAACAGGAAAAGGGCCGCCGCATCGTCGGCGGCAACGGCGACGACGAAGGCCATGCGTGGATGGAACTGCTCGGCAGCGGCATGGTCAATCGCCGCGTCATCGCCAATTGCGGGCTCGATCCCGACGAATGGCAGGGCTTTGCTTTCGGCGCCGGCATCGACCGGCTGGCGATGCTCAAATATGGCATGGACGACCTCCGCGCCTTCTTCGACGGCGACCTTAGGTGGCTGTCGCATTACGGGTTCGGCGCGCTGAGCGTGCCGACGCTGAGCGGGGGGATTTCGGCATGA
- a CDS encoding P-II family nitrogen regulator codes for MKLILAIIKPFKLDEVREALTGLGIAGMTVTEVKGFGRQKGQTEIYRGAEYATNMVPKVKIELVCDDALASRVVETLQQSAGTGSIGDGKIFVLDVGQAVRIRTGETGEAAL; via the coding sequence ATGAAGCTGATCCTGGCTATCATCAAACCGTTCAAGCTCGACGAGGTGCGCGAAGCGCTCACCGGGCTGGGTATCGCCGGCATGACCGTGACCGAGGTCAAGGGGTTCGGCCGGCAAAAGGGGCAGACCGAAATCTACCGCGGCGCCGAATATGCGACCAACATGGTCCCGAAGGTGAAGATCGAACTCGTCTGCGACGACGCGCTCGCATCGCGGGTGGTCGAAACGCTTCAGCAAAGCGCCGGCACCGGTTCGATCGGCGACGGCAAGATCTTCGTCCTCGACGTGGGTCAGGCGGTGCGCATCCGCACCGGCGAGACCGGCGAGGCGGCTCTCTAA
- a CDS encoding GFA family protein — protein sequence MAYEGSCHCGAVSYTVEGDIPGEAMSCNCSHCRRKGFLLTFVPIDRFRLDSGADSLASYTFNKHNIDHQFCTACGCQSFSVGTGPDGAKMAAVNLRCVPAADLDALTIQKVDGASF from the coding sequence ATGGCATATGAGGGAAGCTGTCACTGCGGCGCGGTGAGCTACACGGTCGAGGGCGACATTCCGGGCGAGGCGATGAGTTGCAACTGCTCGCACTGCCGCCGCAAGGGTTTCCTTTTGACCTTCGTTCCGATCGACCGCTTCCGGCTCGACAGCGGCGCCGACAGCCTCGCGTCGTACACGTTCAACAAGCATAATATCGACCATCAATTCTGCACGGCCTGCGGCTGCCAGAGCTTTTCGGTCGGCACCGGCCCCGACGGCGCGAAGATGGCGGCGGTCAACCTGCGCTGCGTCCCCGCCGCCGATCTCGACGCGCTGACTATCCAGAAGGTCGACGGGGCGAGCTTTTAA
- a CDS encoding patatin-like phospholipase family protein: protein MAGGLAIVLSGGGAKGAFQVGVVHELVVNRGVRIDIVAGVSTGAIQALGVAQDDVPRLLDTWLGLRGNASIYKERPLGVVGGILGENAIYDAAPLKRLLKDFADEEKLRTAGRKLLLGVVNLGTGTYRSIDESVPGIHNWVYASCAMPLFFDPLKTRASDGTEEQWVDGGVRDVTPLSAALEMNPRGVIAVRASPAPQPGPIRTYKNLIKIGLRAVDILQSEVSANDLAGAALINDLIAAREAQLRVLQSEGIGGAQAARILRPLDVQISRYRFAPIRIIEPEAEFSETLEFDPAKIRAAIDAGRRAVEREWEALEPLLS from the coding sequence ATGGCAGGCGGTCTCGCAATCGTGCTCAGCGGCGGGGGCGCCAAGGGCGCGTTCCAGGTCGGCGTCGTCCACGAACTCGTCGTCAACCGCGGCGTCCGGATCGACATCGTCGCCGGCGTCTCGACCGGCGCGATTCAGGCGCTGGGGGTCGCACAGGACGATGTGCCGCGCCTGCTCGACACCTGGCTCGGGCTTCGCGGCAATGCGTCGATCTACAAGGAACGGCCGCTCGGTGTCGTCGGCGGCATCCTCGGCGAGAATGCGATCTACGACGCCGCGCCCCTGAAACGCCTGCTCAAGGATTTCGCCGACGAGGAAAAATTGCGCACCGCCGGGCGCAAGCTGCTGCTCGGCGTCGTCAACCTCGGCACCGGCACCTATCGCAGCATCGACGAAAGCGTGCCCGGCATCCACAACTGGGTCTATGCGAGCTGCGCGATGCCGCTCTTCTTCGATCCGCTGAAGACGCGCGCCAGCGACGGCACAGAGGAACAATGGGTCGACGGCGGGGTACGCGACGTGACGCCGCTCAGCGCAGCGCTGGAGATGAACCCGCGCGGCGTCATCGCGGTCCGCGCCTCGCCCGCGCCGCAGCCGGGGCCCATCCGCACGTACAAGAATCTGATCAAGATCGGATTGCGCGCGGTCGATATCCTGCAATCGGAGGTATCGGCGAACGACCTCGCCGGCGCGGCGCTGATCAACGATCTGATCGCGGCGCGCGAGGCGCAGCTTCGCGTGCTCCAGTCCGAAGGCATCGGCGGCGCGCAGGCGGCGCGCATCCTCCGCCCGCTCGACGTCCAGATATCGCGCTATCGCTTCGCGCCGATCCGGATCATCGAGCCCGAGGCGGAATTTTCCGAAACGCTCGAATTCGATCCCGCGAAAATCCGCGCCGCGATCGACGCCGGACGCCGCGCCGTCGAGCGCGAATGGGAGGCGCTGGAACCGCTGCTGAGTTGA
- a CDS encoding helix-turn-helix domain-containing protein, with product MDVMKDAIHNPGEDAGARIVTRFFPLSEALKPYVSTIYLTEITLPAGTRVEDYLHPEWANMRFIDGEAPLAGVGGAPAVPAPPFVATGPTSKASYFAAGNMRAWGIGILPAGWAKYFALPAAELADRFCDGAAHPAFAAFAPLTDALPRINDVDAAAALIDGHLVGLLAGTPRDDPAIVAAHRALVDDDLASVADLAAKLALSERTVERLSHRAFGFPPKLLLRRQRFLRSLGRFMLDPSMAWIDTLDHQYYDQAQFTRDFRRFMGMSPRAYAARPKPILGAAAFARAAAAGAAVQGLHKPAD from the coding sequence ATGGACGTCATGAAGGACGCGATCCACAATCCGGGAGAGGACGCCGGCGCGCGGATCGTGACGCGTTTCTTCCCGCTATCCGAAGCGCTGAAGCCCTATGTCAGCACCATCTATCTGACCGAGATCACCCTTCCCGCCGGAACGCGGGTCGAGGATTATCTGCATCCCGAATGGGCGAACATGCGCTTCATCGATGGCGAGGCGCCGCTCGCCGGGGTCGGTGGCGCCCCGGCGGTGCCCGCCCCGCCCTTCGTCGCGACCGGCCCGACGAGCAAGGCGAGCTATTTCGCGGCGGGCAACATGCGCGCGTGGGGAATCGGTATCCTGCCCGCCGGCTGGGCGAAATATTTCGCGCTCCCGGCCGCCGAACTTGCCGACCGGTTTTGCGACGGCGCAGCGCACCCGGCCTTCGCCGCCTTCGCGCCGCTGACCGACGCGCTGCCGCGCATCAATGACGTCGATGCCGCCGCCGCGCTGATCGACGGCCATCTTGTCGGCCTGCTCGCGGGAACGCCGCGCGACGACCCCGCGATCGTCGCGGCGCATCGCGCGCTCGTCGACGACGACCTCGCCAGCGTCGCCGATCTCGCGGCGAAGCTCGCGCTCTCCGAACGGACGGTCGAGCGCCTCAGCCATCGCGCTTTCGGCTTTCCGCCCAAATTGCTGTTGCGACGCCAGCGTTTCCTGCGGTCGCTGGGGCGCTTCATGCTCGATCCGTCGATGGCGTGGATCGATACCCTCGACCACCAATATTATGACCAGGCGCAATTCACCCGCGACTTCCGCCGTTTCATGGGGATGAGCCCGCGGGCCTATGCGGCACGCCCCAAACCGATCCTCGGTGCCGCTGCTTTCGCGCGCGCCGCGGCGGCGGGAGCGGCCGTGCAGGGGCTGCACAAGCCGGCGGACTAG
- the rpmI gene encoding 50S ribosomal protein L35: protein MPKMKTKSGVKKRFKFTASGKVKHGVAGKRHRLISHNSKYIRTNRGTSVLSDSDAAHVRLWAPYGLK, encoded by the coding sequence ATGCCCAAGATGAAGACCAAGAGCGGTGTGAAGAAACGCTTCAAATTCACCGCCTCGGGCAAGGTGAAGCACGGCGTCGCCGGCAAGCGCCACCGCCTGATTTCGCATAACTCGAAATATATCCGCACCAACCGCGGCACCAGCGTGCTCAGCGATTCGGACGCGGCCCATGTGCGCCTCTGGGCGCCCTACGGCCTGAAGTAA
- a CDS encoding ribose-phosphate pyrophosphokinase: protein MKLISGNSNLPLARAIADYLELPLTDTSVRRFADEEVFVEIHENVRGQDVFIVQPTNFPANDNLMELLILTDALRRASAKRITAVIPYFGYARQDRKPGPRTPISAKLVANLITTSGADRVLAIDLHAGQIQGFFDIPTDNLYAAPVMSADIQARFGDKNLMVVSPDVGGVVRARALAKRLDNAPLAIVDKRRERAGESEVMNIIGDVSGRFCILIDDIVDSAGTLCNAAAALKTAGAEGVVAYCTHGVLSGGAVARVDASELTELVITDSIQPTDAVNDSNKVRALTVAPLLGEAIKRIADESSVSSLFD from the coding sequence ATGAAACTCATCTCCGGCAACAGCAACCTGCCGCTGGCCCGCGCGATCGCGGACTATCTCGAACTGCCGCTCACCGACACCAGCGTGCGCCGCTTCGCCGACGAGGAAGTCTTCGTCGAAATTCACGAAAATGTCCGCGGTCAGGACGTCTTCATCGTCCAGCCGACGAACTTCCCCGCGAACGACAATCTGATGGAGCTCTTGATCCTCACCGACGCGCTGCGCCGCGCCTCGGCGAAGCGCATCACCGCGGTCATCCCCTATTTCGGTTACGCCCGTCAGGACCGCAAACCCGGCCCGCGCACCCCGATCTCGGCCAAGCTCGTCGCCAATCTGATCACCACCTCGGGCGCCGACCGCGTCCTCGCGATCGATCTCCACGCCGGGCAGATTCAGGGCTTCTTCGATATCCCGACCGACAATCTCTACGCGGCGCCGGTGATGAGCGCCGACATTCAGGCGCGCTTCGGCGACAAGAATCTGATGGTCGTGTCGCCCGACGTCGGCGGCGTGGTGCGCGCCCGCGCGCTGGCCAAGCGCCTCGACAACGCCCCGCTCGCGATCGTCGACAAGCGCCGCGAACGCGCCGGCGAATCCGAGGTGATGAACATCATCGGCGACGTGTCGGGCCGCTTCTGCATCCTGATCGACGATATCGTCGATTCGGCGGGCACGCTGTGCAACGCCGCCGCGGCATTGAAGACCGCAGGCGCCGAGGGCGTCGTCGCTTATTGTACCCACGGCGTCCTGTCGGGCGGCGCGGTGGCGCGCGTCGATGCCAGCGAGCTGACCGAACTGGTGATCACCGATTCGATCCAGCCGACCGACGCGGTCAACGACAGCAACAAGGTCCGCGCGCTGACCGTCGCGCCGCTGCTCGGTGAGGCGATCAAGCGCATCGCCGACGAATCGAGCGTTTCATCGCTGTTCGACTGA
- a CDS encoding glutamate--tRNA ligase, producing MTVTTRFAPSPTGSLHVGNVRTALHNWLWARKHGGRFLLRIDDTDLGRSKEEYVEGIRADLGWLGLDVDGEERQSARFDLYEAEFAKLQAAGRVYACYETPEELDIRRKILLSRGLPPVYERKPDGAPVPDGIAPHWRFRLDHDAPIEWTDMVRGPQHFDPKTMSDPVVRRADGSWLYLLPSVIDDIAMGISHVVRGEDHVSNTAAQIQMFDALGATPPAFAHEALLVGTEGKLSKRLGSLGMASLREEGIEPIALVALLARLGTSDPVEPVTDVAALVESIDFARFGRAPARFDEAELALLNQKILHHTGHAAVAGRLPAAITPARWEAIRPNLATVAEAAEWVAVFDGPFTPPAAEAADRPVLAAAAAAAPGIDWGADPWHALTGAAKEATGAKGRALFLPLRRALTGRDHGPDMGELLPLIAKDQAVERLSAG from the coding sequence ATGACCGTCACCACCCGCTTCGCCCCCTCGCCGACCGGCAGCCTGCATGTCGGCAACGTCCGCACCGCGCTCCACAACTGGCTGTGGGCGCGGAAACATGGCGGCCGCTTCCTGCTGCGCATCGACGACACCGACCTCGGGCGGTCGAAAGAGGAATATGTCGAGGGCATCCGCGCCGACCTGGGCTGGCTGGGGCTCGACGTCGATGGCGAGGAAAGGCAATCGGCGCGCTTCGACCTCTATGAGGCCGAATTTGCGAAGCTGCAGGCGGCGGGGCGCGTCTATGCCTGTTACGAGACGCCCGAGGAACTCGACATCCGCCGCAAGATATTGCTGTCGCGCGGGTTGCCGCCGGTTTACGAACGCAAGCCCGACGGTGCGCCGGTGCCCGACGGCATCGCACCGCACTGGCGCTTCCGGCTTGATCATGACGCGCCGATCGAATGGACCGATATGGTTCGTGGGCCGCAGCATTTCGATCCAAAGACCATGTCCGATCCGGTCGTCCGCCGCGCCGACGGAAGCTGGCTTTACCTGCTGCCGAGCGTGATCGACGATATCGCGATGGGGATCAGCCATGTGGTGCGCGGCGAGGACCATGTGTCGAACACCGCGGCGCAGATCCAGATGTTCGACGCGCTGGGCGCGACACCGCCCGCCTTTGCGCACGAGGCGCTGCTCGTCGGCACCGAAGGCAAATTGTCGAAGCGGCTCGGTTCGCTCGGCATGGCGAGCCTGCGCGAGGAGGGCATCGAGCCGATCGCGCTCGTCGCGCTGCTCGCGCGGCTGGGGACAAGCGACCCGGTCGAGCCGGTGACCGATGTCGCCGCGCTGGTCGAGAGCATCGATTTCGCGCGCTTCGGCCGTGCCCCGGCGCGCTTCGACGAGGCCGAACTCGCGCTGCTCAATCAGAAGATATTGCACCACACCGGCCATGCCGCGGTCGCCGGCCGGCTGCCCGCCGCGATCACGCCCGCGCGCTGGGAAGCGATCCGGCCGAATCTGGCGACGGTCGCCGAAGCGGCCGAGTGGGTCGCGGTGTTCGACGGGCCCTTTACGCCCCCGGCCGCGGAGGCGGCCGACCGGCCGGTGCTCGCCGCCGCGGCTGCCGCGGCGCCCGGCATCGACTGGGGCGCCGACCCCTGGCACGCGCTGACCGGCGCCGCGAAAGAGGCGACCGGCGCCAAGGGCCGCGCGCTGTTCCTGCCGCTGCGCCGCGCGCTGACCGGGCGCGATCATGGTCCCGATATGGGCGAACTGCTGCCGCTGATCGCGAAGGATCAGGCGGTGGAGCGGCTTTCCGCCGGCTGA
- the hisN gene encoding histidinol-phosphatase, whose protein sequence is MTLESDIALAHRLADAAGAAIRPLFRSAWAHEAKADASPVTEADRAAEAAMRRLLDAEAPRDGIIGEEYGAERTEASRQWVLDPIDGTVSFMAGRPIFGTLIALLQDGWPVLGIIDQPIAGERWVGAVGQPTLFNGRPVRTRSCRTLGEAVLATTGPQYFSDHDGEHFMALAAKTSHKRMVFGGDCYNYGLLASGHIDMVVEAGLKLHDFAALVPVVEGAGGTMCDWNGDPLNADSAGHVIALGDPARLEDVIEGLACNH, encoded by the coding sequence ATGACGCTCGAATCCGACATCGCCCTCGCCCATCGCCTCGCCGATGCGGCGGGCGCCGCGATCCGTCCGCTGTTCCGCTCGGCCTGGGCCCACGAAGCTAAGGCCGATGCCTCGCCGGTGACCGAGGCCGACCGTGCCGCCGAAGCCGCGATGCGCCGCCTGCTCGACGCCGAAGCGCCGCGCGACGGCATCATCGGCGAGGAATATGGCGCCGAGCGCACCGAGGCGAGCCGCCAATGGGTGCTCGACCCGATCGACGGCACCGTCAGCTTCATGGCCGGGCGCCCGATCTTCGGCACGCTGATCGCGCTGCTGCAGGACGGCTGGCCGGTGCTCGGCATCATCGACCAGCCGATCGCCGGCGAACGCTGGGTCGGCGCCGTCGGGCAGCCGACTTTGTTCAACGGCCGGCCGGTCCGCACGCGGAGCTGCCGCACGCTCGGCGAGGCGGTGCTCGCGACCACCGGGCCGCAATATTTCAGCGATCACGACGGCGAGCATTTCATGGCGCTCGCCGCGAAGACCTCGCACAAGCGCATGGTCTTCGGCGGCGACTGCTACAATTACGGGCTGCTCGCCAGCGGCCATATCGACATGGTCGTCGAGGCGGGGCTGAAGCTCCACGATTTCGCCGCGCTGGTGCCGGTCGTCGAGGGGGCGGGCGGAACGATGTGCGACTGGAACGGCGATCCGCTGAATGCCGACAGCGCGGGCCATGTCATCGCGCTCGGGGATCCCGCGCGGCTCGAGGACGTTATCGAAGGACTCGCCTGCAACCACTGA
- the rplT gene encoding 50S ribosomal protein L20 produces the protein MSRIKRGVTTHAKHKRILDQAKGYYGRRKNTIRVAKQAVEKAGQYAYRDRKVKKRSFRALWIQRINAAVRAEGLTYSQFMHGVKLAGIELDRKVMADLAMNEGGVFTAIIAQAKAALPKAA, from the coding sequence ATGTCACGCATCAAACGCGGCGTCACCACGCACGCCAAGCACAAGCGGATCCTGGACCAGGCGAAGGGCTATTATGGCCGTCGCAAGAACACCATCCGCGTCGCCAAGCAGGCGGTCGAAAAGGCCGGCCAATATGCTTACCGCGACCGCAAGGTAAAGAAGCGGAGCTTCCGCGCGCTCTGGATCCAGCGCATCAACGCCGCGGTCCGCGCCGAAGGCCTGACCTATTCGCAGTTCATGCACGGCGTGAAGCTGGCCGGGATCGAACTCGACCGGAAGGTCATGGCCGACCTTGCGATGAACGAAGGCGGCGTGTTCACCGCGATCATCGCGCAGGCGAAGGCGGCGCTGCCCAAGGCAGCCTGA
- a CDS encoding NAD+ synthase, which produces MTAADTLTIVLAQMTQAVGDLAANADAMRGVRARHRRADLILYPELQLIGYPPEDLVLKPALAERAAKLLAELAADTADGGPAMLVGSVERDGDSLYNIVALLDGGKIVATRRKHELPNYGTFDEKRVFAPGPLPDVVEWRGVKLGLPICEDGWLPTVCKHLADQGAELLISVNGSPYEIDKDDRRLTQVFRSRVDETNLPLIFLNRIGGQDELVFDGCSFILNADGSTAHRLTDWEPEERVTRWTKGAGGWTCDAGAIAEWEAHPADIYSAMIVSLRDYVERNRFPGVVLGLSGGIDSAICAAIAADALGPDKVWCVMLPSRFTSRESLDDAAGCAAMIGCKLDTIPIVPAVEAFDAMLAGSFADRDVDITEENVQSRIRGVTLMALSNKFGPMLLTTGNKSEMSVGYATIYGDMAGGYNPLKDAYKMTVFALAAWRNANIPRLSRNPVTPVMPANIVTKPPSAELRPDQKDEDSLPPYADLDRMLHMLVEEEASVDDVVAKYGFDRDAVVRIERLLMLAEYKRRQAPPGVKLSTRNFGRDRRYPITHGFRTA; this is translated from the coding sequence ATGACTGCTGCCGATACGCTCACCATCGTTCTGGCCCAAATGACGCAGGCGGTCGGCGATCTTGCCGCCAATGCCGACGCGATGCGCGGCGTCCGGGCGCGGCACCGGCGAGCCGACCTGATCCTCTATCCCGAGCTGCAACTGATCGGTTATCCGCCCGAGGATCTGGTGCTCAAACCCGCACTGGCCGAGCGCGCGGCAAAGCTGCTCGCCGAACTCGCCGCCGATACCGCCGACGGCGGCCCGGCGATGCTCGTCGGGTCTGTCGAGCGGGACGGAGACAGTCTCTATAATATCGTCGCGCTGCTCGACGGCGGAAAGATCGTCGCGACGCGGCGCAAGCACGAGCTGCCCAATTACGGCACCTTCGACGAAAAGCGCGTCTTCGCACCGGGGCCGCTGCCCGACGTCGTCGAATGGCGCGGGGTCAAGCTGGGGCTGCCGATCTGCGAGGACGGCTGGCTGCCGACGGTGTGTAAGCATCTGGCCGATCAAGGGGCCGAACTGCTGATCTCGGTCAACGGCAGCCCGTACGAGATCGACAAGGACGACCGCCGCCTGACGCAGGTGTTCCGCAGCCGCGTCGACGAGACGAACCTGCCGCTGATTTTCCTCAACCGGATCGGCGGGCAGGACGAGCTGGTGTTCGACGGCTGTTCGTTCATCCTCAATGCCGATGGTTCGACCGCACATCGGCTGACCGACTGGGAGCCCGAGGAGCGCGTGACGCGCTGGACGAAAGGTGCTGGCGGCTGGACCTGCGACGCGGGGGCGATCGCCGAATGGGAAGCGCATCCCGCCGACATTTATAGTGCGATGATCGTGAGCCTGCGCGATTATGTCGAACGCAACCGCTTCCCCGGCGTCGTGCTCGGCCTGTCGGGGGGGATCGATTCGGCGATCTGCGCGGCGATCGCCGCCGATGCGCTCGGCCCCGACAAGGTCTGGTGCGTGATGCTGCCGAGCCGCTTTACCAGTCGGGAAAGCCTCGACGACGCGGCCGGCTGCGCCGCGATGATCGGCTGCAAGCTCGATACGATCCCGATCGTACCCGCGGTCGAAGCGTTCGACGCGATGCTCGCGGGCAGCTTCGCCGACCGCGACGTCGATATCACCGAGGAAAATGTCCAGTCGCGCATCCGCGGCGTCACGTTGATGGCACTCAGCAACAAATTCGGCCCGATGCTGCTGACGACCGGCAACAAGAGCGAGATGAGCGTCGGTTACGCGACCATCTATGGCGACATGGCCGGCGGCTACAACCCGCTGAAGGATGCGTACAAGATGACCGTCTTCGCGCTCGCGGCGTGGCGCAACGCGAATATCCCGCGCCTGTCGCGCAACCCCGTGACGCCGGTGATGCCGGCGAACATCGTCACCAAGCCGCCGAGCGCCGAGCTGCGCCCCGACCAGAAGGACGAGGACAGCCTGCCGCCTTATGCCGATCTCGACCGCATGCTCCACATGCTCGTCGAGGAGGAAGCGAGCGTCGACGATGTGGTGGCGAAATATGGTTTCGACCGCGACGCGGTGGTGCGGATCGAGCGCTTGCTGATGCTCGCCGAATATAAAAGGCGGCAGGCACCGCCGGGGGTCAAGCTGTCGACGCGCAATTTCGGACGCGACCGGCGCTATCCGATCACGCACGGGTTCCGCACCGCCTGA
- the rpmG gene encoding 50S ribosomal protein L33 translates to MAKPTTVKIKLVSTADTGFFYVTKKNPRTMTEKMSVRKYDPRARKHVEFKEAKIK, encoded by the coding sequence ATGGCCAAGCCGACGACCGTCAAGATCAAGCTGGTGAGCACCGCCGACACGGGCTTTTTCTATGTGACGAAAAAGAACCCCCGCACGATGACCGAAAAAATGTCGGTGCGGAAGTACGACCCGCGTGCGCGCAAGCACGTCGAGTTCAAGGAAGCCAAGATCAAGTGA